In one window of Gemmatimonadota bacterium DNA:
- a CDS encoding helix-hairpin-helix domain-containing protein — translation MKAKTAAQARTLEQIPNIGKSIAGDLRAIGIHEPRQLVGRDPYELYAESNACAGVRQDPCLIDCFISAVRFMEGAPPHPWWHYTPERKRALETR, via the coding sequence ATGAAGGCCAAGACCGCCGCCCAGGCGCGCACCCTCGAGCAGATCCCCAACATCGGGAAGTCGATCGCCGGCGACCTGCGGGCGATCGGGATCCACGAGCCGCGCCAACTCGTCGGCCGCGATCCGTACGAGTTGTATGCCGAGAGCAACGCCTGCGCCGGCGTGCGACAGGATCCATGCCTCATCGACTGCTTCATCTCGGCGGTGCGGTTCATGGAAGGCGCGCCGCCGCATCCGTGGTGGCACTACACGCCCGAACGGAAGCGCGCGCTGGAGACCCGGTGA
- a CDS encoding glycosyl hydrolase 53 family protein → MTVRIASLALVIATVCTTACSADGPDNGGPIGPGPVLPPLLLGGDISALTRLEQAGATYRTSAGVSNAIAALRLHGANLFRLRLFLSPNGDEVQVNDLSYTIALAKRVQASGAQLLLDFHYSDTWADPAHQVTPAAWAGLGIDSLEAQVERYTKQVMDTLRVEGVVPRIVQVGNEIDAGLLWPVGRIGGAGDSDSTSFADFGRLVRAGVRGVRTATTAADSVRVMIHYSGGASIGGTQWFYDLVQAQNVPFDLIGLSYYPWWHGTIQQLRDNLTATANRYGKDIMVVETSYPWRDDWVPSGALPSPWAWPRTADGQATFLRDVIAAVDATPNGHGIGVVWWYPEAIVVPGIFMWGGGSLALFDVNGMILPAAARFQLRNARP, encoded by the coding sequence GTGACCGTGCGCATCGCCTCCCTCGCGCTCGTCATCGCCACCGTCTGCACCACCGCCTGCAGCGCCGACGGCCCGGACAACGGCGGCCCGATCGGCCCGGGGCCCGTGCTGCCGCCCCTCCTGCTCGGCGGCGACATCTCCGCACTCACGCGGCTCGAGCAGGCTGGCGCGACCTACCGCACGTCAGCCGGCGTCTCGAATGCGATCGCGGCCCTGCGGCTCCACGGCGCGAACCTCTTCCGGCTGCGCCTCTTCCTCTCGCCCAATGGCGACGAGGTGCAGGTCAACGACCTGTCCTACACCATCGCCCTCGCGAAGCGCGTGCAGGCGAGCGGCGCGCAACTCCTGCTCGACTTCCATTACTCCGACACCTGGGCCGATCCCGCGCACCAGGTCACGCCGGCCGCGTGGGCCGGGCTCGGCATCGATTCGCTCGAGGCGCAGGTCGAGCGCTACACGAAGCAGGTGATGGACACGCTCCGCGTCGAAGGCGTCGTTCCACGCATCGTGCAGGTCGGGAACGAGATCGACGCGGGCCTGCTGTGGCCCGTGGGTCGCATCGGTGGCGCGGGGGACAGCGATTCCACTTCGTTCGCCGACTTCGGGCGCCTGGTGCGTGCCGGCGTCCGCGGCGTGCGCACCGCGACCACCGCCGCCGACTCGGTGCGCGTCATGATCCACTACTCGGGGGGCGCGAGCATCGGCGGGACGCAGTGGTTCTACGATCTCGTGCAGGCGCAGAACGTCCCGTTCGACCTCATCGGACTCAGCTACTACCCGTGGTGGCACGGCACCATCCAGCAGCTGCGCGACAACCTCACCGCGACGGCGAACCGCTACGGCAAGGACATCATGGTCGTCGAGACGTCCTATCCGTGGCGCGACGACTGGGTGCCGTCGGGTGCCCTCCCGTCGCCCTGGGCGTGGCCGCGGACCGCCGACGGCCAGGCCACCTTCCTCCGCGACGTGATCGCCGCGGTGGACGCCACGCCCAATGGGCACGGCATCGGCGTCGTCTGGTGGTATCCCGAGGCGATCGTCGTGCCGGGCATCTTCATGTGGGGCGGCGGGTCGCTCGCGCTCTTCGACGTGAATGGCATGATCCTCCCCGCCGCCGCCCGGTTCCAGCTCAGGAACGCCCGGCCCTAG
- a CDS encoding PD40 domain-containing protein: MRPLALLLAVLSVSVPALDALLAQTPVAPAANTLSLRTARTHRFTATEGTWLSLDVSPDGRTIVFDLLGDLYSLPIEGGKATRLTSGMAYDVQPRFSPDGKRIVYVSDRSGGDNVWIMSLDGKDTLQVTKGNNNLYVSPEWTPDGQYVVASRSGGLGGAAKLWMYHVDGGNGVALSATPAPPAALKMMGAAYGKDPRYLWFAARTGDWQYNALGPQYQIYTWDRENGRTAQMTTRFGSAFRPALSPDGKYLVYATRFETQTGLRLRDLSTNDEKWLAFPVQRDETESRAPMDAYPGYSFTPDSRAVVVSYGGGIWRVPVDGAAPARIPFEAEVALEMGPEVKFAYRVDTSASFTARQVRDLAPSPDGTKLAFSSVGRIYVMDLPNGAPRRVSTATVGEFIPAWSPDSRSLAWVTWSDAQGGTLVKATLDARRGWVTTTLASGAHFSDPAWSPAGDRIVVTRAAAREMQEAGGAFNGPVAAEFVWVPAAGGAATTIMPTGGLSTPHFTMDRERIYAYGRGEGLASFRWDGTDLKTHLRVTGPLPPGAGGGLTLDAGLDAQAARMSGGRFARPLAVRDPAPYDVRANAAMPAHLDEGDGEMENNPTPPSAGLILISPRGDLALAAVGMDFYVVTIPQAGATAPTVSVAAPANAMVPVRKLNEVGGEFPAWSGDGRRIMWGLGNAVWTYDLDRAKTVEDSLKADGRRVALLRADSTKKDSLARADSIAKADTTKKEKPGYRPAEQRIAVTVGRDKPQGVVVFRGAKAITMRGHEIIENADIVVRDERIVAIGPRGSVTVPAGARIIDVSGKIVMPGMVDTHYHPQWLTPGVHNTQTWQYLTTLAYGTTTTRDPQTATTDFLTYGDRVAMGEMVGPRIYTTGPGVFAGEAVRDLEHARQVMKRYATYYDTKTLKMYMSGNRQQRQWIIQAARELGIMPTTEGGLDQKLNMTHGIDGYPGIEHTLPITPKFADVFEWYRATGTYNSPTLIVEYGGPFGEGWFYQSEDLANDAKLRRFTHPIDLAGKIRRRGNGNAPGPAGFALREEYAMWQHAADVARTVAAGGRIGVGSHGQLQGLGMHWELWLLQSGGLSTHDALRSATIVGAEAIGLATDLGSLEVGKLADLIVLDRDPLENIRNSNSVGMVMVGGRLYDGNTLDEVWPRQRALPTQPWAYVVPTAGAGLPSAAPRTPR, translated from the coding sequence ATGCGCCCACTCGCCCTGCTCCTCGCCGTCCTCTCGGTCTCGGTCCCCGCGCTCGATGCGCTGCTCGCACAGACGCCCGTCGCCCCCGCCGCGAACACGCTCTCACTGCGAACGGCGCGCACGCACCGATTCACCGCGACCGAGGGGACCTGGCTCTCGCTCGACGTCTCGCCCGACGGACGGACGATCGTCTTCGATCTCCTGGGTGACCTCTACTCGCTGCCGATCGAGGGAGGGAAGGCGACGCGGCTCACGAGCGGGATGGCGTACGACGTGCAGCCGCGCTTCTCCCCGGACGGCAAGCGCATCGTCTACGTCTCGGACCGTAGCGGCGGGGACAACGTCTGGATCATGTCGCTCGACGGGAAGGACACGCTCCAGGTGACGAAGGGGAACAACAACCTGTACGTCTCGCCGGAATGGACGCCGGACGGCCAGTACGTCGTCGCGTCGCGGTCGGGCGGACTCGGCGGCGCGGCGAAGCTCTGGATGTACCATGTGGACGGCGGCAACGGCGTCGCGCTGTCGGCGACCCCCGCGCCGCCGGCGGCGCTCAAGATGATGGGTGCGGCGTACGGGAAGGATCCGCGCTACCTCTGGTTCGCCGCGCGCACCGGCGACTGGCAGTACAACGCGCTCGGACCGCAGTACCAGATCTACACCTGGGATCGCGAGAACGGCCGCACGGCACAGATGACGACGCGGTTCGGATCGGCGTTCCGTCCCGCGCTCTCGCCGGACGGCAAGTACCTCGTCTACGCGACGCGATTCGAGACGCAGACCGGGCTCCGCCTGCGTGACCTGTCGACCAACGACGAGAAGTGGCTGGCGTTCCCGGTGCAGCGCGACGAGACCGAGTCGCGCGCGCCGATGGATGCGTATCCCGGATACTCGTTCACGCCGGATTCGCGCGCGGTGGTGGTGTCGTACGGCGGCGGCATCTGGCGTGTGCCGGTCGATGGGGCGGCGCCGGCGCGCATCCCGTTCGAGGCCGAGGTCGCGCTGGAGATGGGGCCGGAGGTGAAGTTCGCGTATCGCGTGGACACCTCGGCGTCCTTCACGGCGCGTCAGGTGCGTGACCTCGCGCCGTCGCCGGATGGCACCAAGCTCGCGTTCTCTTCAGTCGGGAGGATCTACGTGATGGATCTCCCGAATGGTGCGCCGCGCCGCGTGAGCACGGCGACCGTGGGGGAGTTCATCCCGGCCTGGTCGCCCGACTCGAGGAGTCTGGCCTGGGTCACGTGGAGCGATGCGCAGGGCGGCACGCTGGTGAAGGCGACGCTCGATGCGCGGCGCGGCTGGGTGACGACGACGCTGGCGAGCGGCGCGCACTTCTCCGATCCGGCCTGGTCGCCCGCCGGGGATCGCATCGTCGTGACGCGTGCGGCCGCGCGCGAGATGCAGGAGGCGGGTGGCGCCTTCAACGGTCCGGTGGCGGCGGAGTTCGTGTGGGTGCCCGCCGCGGGCGGAGCGGCGACGACGATCATGCCGACCGGAGGGTTGTCGACGCCGCATTTCACGATGGACCGCGAGCGCATCTACGCCTACGGCCGCGGCGAGGGGCTCGCCTCGTTCCGGTGGGACGGGACCGATCTCAAGACGCATCTGCGCGTGACGGGGCCACTCCCGCCGGGCGCGGGCGGCGGTCTGACGCTCGATGCCGGACTCGACGCGCAGGCGGCGCGGATGAGCGGCGGCCGCTTCGCGCGTCCGCTCGCCGTGCGTGACCCCGCGCCGTACGACGTGCGCGCCAACGCCGCGATGCCGGCGCATCTCGACGAGGGCGATGGGGAGATGGAGAACAATCCCACGCCGCCGTCGGCGGGTTTGATCCTCATCTCGCCACGCGGCGATCTCGCGCTGGCCGCGGTCGGCATGGACTTCTATGTGGTGACCATCCCGCAGGCCGGCGCCACCGCCCCGACCGTGAGCGTGGCTGCGCCGGCGAACGCGATGGTGCCGGTGCGGAAGCTGAACGAGGTGGGCGGCGAGTTCCCCGCCTGGAGCGGCGACGGGCGGCGCATCATGTGGGGGCTCGGCAACGCGGTCTGGACCTACGACCTCGATCGCGCGAAGACCGTCGAGGATTCGCTCAAGGCCGACGGACGGCGCGTGGCGCTGCTCCGCGCGGATTCGACGAAGAAGGACAGCCTCGCGCGCGCCGACTCGATCGCGAAGGCCGACACGACGAAGAAGGAGAAGCCCGGCTACAGGCCGGCGGAGCAGCGGATCGCGGTCACCGTGGGGCGCGACAAGCCCCAGGGGGTGGTCGTGTTCCGCGGGGCGAAGGCGATCACGATGCGCGGGCACGAGATCATCGAGAACGCCGACATCGTGGTGCGCGACGAGCGGATCGTCGCCATCGGTCCGCGTGGCAGCGTGACGGTGCCGGCGGGGGCGCGGATCATCGACGTCTCGGGGAAGATCGTGATGCCGGGGATGGTGGACACGCACTATCACCCGCAGTGGCTCACCCCGGGCGTGCACAACACGCAGACCTGGCAGTACCTCACGACGCTCGCGTACGGCACGACCACCACGCGCGACCCGCAGACCGCGACGACCGACTTCCTGACGTACGGCGACCGCGTGGCGATGGGCGAAATGGTGGGGCCGCGCATCTACACGACCGGTCCGGGCGTGTTCGCGGGCGAGGCCGTCCGCGACCTCGAGCATGCACGGCAGGTCATGAAGCGCTACGCGACCTACTACGACACGAAGACGCTGAAGATGTACATGAGCGGGAACCGTCAGCAGCGGCAGTGGATCATCCAGGCGGCGCGCGAACTGGGGATCATGCCGACCACCGAAGGCGGTCTCGACCAGAAGCTCAACATGACGCACGGGATCGACGGCTACCCTGGCATCGAGCACACGTTGCCCATCACGCCGAAGTTCGCCGACGTCTTCGAGTGGTATCGGGCGACGGGGACCTACAACTCGCCGACCCTCATCGTCGAGTACGGCGGCCCCTTCGGTGAGGGGTGGTTCTACCAGTCGGAGGATCTGGCGAACGATGCGAAGCTGCGCCGCTTCACGCACCCGATCGACCTGGCGGGGAAGATCCGTCGGCGCGGCAACGGCAACGCCCCCGGACCTGCCGGGTTCGCGCTCCGCGAGGAGTACGCGATGTGGCAGCACGCCGCGGATGTCGCTCGCACGGTGGCGGCGGGCGGTCGCATCGGCGTCGGGTCGCACGGGCAACTGCAGGGACTCGGCATGCACTGGGAGCTCTGGCTGCTCCAGAGCGGCGGCCTCTCGACGCACGACGCGCTCCGCTCGGCGACGATCGTCGGGGCCGAGGCCATCGGGCTCGCGACCGACCTCGGCTCGCTCGAGGTGGGGAAGCTGGCCGACCTCATCGTGCTCGATCGGGATCCGCTGGAGAACATCCGGAACTCGAACAGCGTGGGGATGGTGATGGTCGGTGGGCGGCTGTACGACGGCAACACGCTCGACGAGGTGTGGCCGCGGCAGCGCGCCTTGCCGACGCAGCCGTGGGCGTACGTGGTGCCCACGGCGGGTGCCGGGCTCCCGTCCGCAGCACCGCGCACGCCGCGGTGA
- a CDS encoding MBL fold metallo-hydrolase yields MGATIGCRRTSPPERRSRPPILTARTSPTPLTIVNVGYRSTNFWVVSAGRSRLLVDLGWPGMIDELTHALQRADIPLAEVRHGFATHYHIDHAGAAQDLKERGMSLVVWEPQVAAIAAMKRHIKPADHYAEIMPAGNVVKRCEESRAWLATLGIAGEVVPTPGHSDDSVSLVLDSGECFTGDLTRESMIGEEDPAVVAASWARLRALGARTVHGGHGRVYALPPPP; encoded by the coding sequence ATGGGGGCTACCATAGGGTGCCGCCGCACGTCTCCTCCCGAACGCCGTTCCCGACCCCCCATCCTGACCGCACGTACGAGCCCCACCCCGCTCACGATCGTGAACGTCGGCTACCGCTCCACCAACTTCTGGGTGGTGAGCGCCGGGCGGTCGCGCCTGCTGGTGGACCTCGGCTGGCCCGGCATGATCGACGAACTGACGCACGCCCTGCAGCGCGCCGACATCCCGCTCGCCGAGGTCCGGCACGGCTTCGCGACGCACTATCACATCGATCATGCCGGTGCGGCGCAGGACCTGAAGGAGCGCGGGATGTCGCTCGTGGTCTGGGAGCCGCAGGTCGCCGCGATCGCGGCGATGAAGCGGCACATCAAGCCGGCGGACCACTACGCGGAGATCATGCCGGCGGGGAATGTCGTGAAGCGGTGCGAGGAGTCGCGGGCATGGCTCGCGACGCTCGGGATCGCGGGCGAGGTGGTGCCGACCCCTGGCCATTCGGACGACAGCGTGTCGTTGGTGCTCGACTCGGGCGAGTGCTTCACGGGCGACCTCACGCGGGAGTCGATGATCGGCGAGGAGGATCCCGCCGTGGTCGCGGCGAGCTGGGCGCGGTTGCGCGCCCTCGGGGCACGCACGGTGCACGGCGGCCACGGCCGCGTGTACGCCCTGCCACCGCCACCGTGA
- a CDS encoding cytochrome b/b6 domain-containing protein — translation MTTISHRHHWIVRATHWVNAVAFLAMVGSGLRIFNAYPAFARRGESFPLNPWEGTPIPSWLTFGAWLGGARHWHFAMMWVLVANAFVYLAFIYLHGEWRDLVPRRGTLRDAWAMVRFYLWLEREHPRQGKHNALQRMAYFSMPWMAAVIVVTGIAIWKPVSLGWLAALFGGYAYARFFHFMAMVVLLVAALGHVFMVFAVDPFSLRGMITGGYDESRSPEARNARPFVNLLRRGATVSSAAPAPSIAAAPTQEPDA, via the coding sequence GTGACCACCATCTCGCATCGACATCATTGGATCGTGCGCGCGACCCACTGGGTGAATGCCGTCGCGTTCCTGGCGATGGTCGGCTCGGGGTTGCGCATCTTCAATGCCTACCCGGCCTTCGCCCGGCGCGGCGAGAGCTTCCCGCTCAATCCGTGGGAGGGGACGCCGATCCCGTCTTGGCTCACCTTCGGCGCCTGGCTGGGCGGGGCGCGCCACTGGCACTTCGCGATGATGTGGGTGCTCGTCGCCAACGCCTTCGTCTACCTGGCATTCATCTATCTGCACGGGGAGTGGCGCGACCTCGTCCCGAGGCGCGGCACCCTGCGCGACGCCTGGGCGATGGTCCGCTTCTACCTCTGGCTCGAACGGGAGCATCCGCGGCAAGGGAAGCACAATGCCCTGCAGCGGATGGCGTACTTCTCCATGCCCTGGATGGCGGCGGTCATCGTCGTCACCGGCATCGCGATCTGGAAGCCGGTCTCGCTCGGATGGCTCGCGGCGCTCTTCGGAGGATATGCCTACGCGCGCTTCTTCCACTTCATGGCGATGGTGGTGCTGCTCGTCGCCGCGCTGGGGCACGTGTTCATGGTGTTCGCCGTCGATCCATTCTCCTTGCGAGGGATGATCACCGGCGGGTACGACGAGTCGCGGTCGCCGGAGGCGCGCAATGCGCGACCGTTCGTCAATCTCCTTCGACGTGGGGCCACGGTGTCGTCCGCCGCGCCGGCCCCCTCCATCGCCGCCGCACCGACACAGGAACCCGACGCATGA
- a CDS encoding molybdopterin-dependent oxidoreductase, translated as MTPPPDRRAFLRAAGLSAAALALTACDSRGPREAARLLRYAERKNERIERALVSHTSMNHGSPGARIAGDAFPSYHISDAVPVWDPAMRGAWRLEVGGMVARPLTLSLADLQRLPRRTQRVDHFCVEGWTAVAEFTGVRVRDLAAMAQPDPKAGYVDFESFDDGYHESWDLESALHPQTMIVYGKDGRDLSPAYGAPARVHSPIKLGYKNTKYLTRIMFLPERNGGYWTNAGYEWFGGT; from the coding sequence ATGACGCCTCCCCCCGACCGCCGCGCATTCCTCCGCGCCGCAGGCCTGAGCGCGGCCGCGCTCGCGCTCACCGCGTGCGACAGCCGAGGGCCGCGCGAGGCGGCCCGGCTGCTCCGGTACGCGGAGCGCAAGAACGAGCGCATCGAGCGGGCGCTGGTGAGCCACACGAGCATGAACCACGGGTCGCCGGGCGCCCGCATCGCGGGCGACGCGTTCCCCTCGTACCACATCAGTGACGCGGTCCCGGTCTGGGATCCCGCGATGCGCGGGGCCTGGCGCCTCGAGGTCGGCGGGATGGTCGCCCGCCCACTCACGCTGAGCCTCGCCGATCTGCAGCGGTTGCCGCGTCGCACGCAGCGCGTCGACCACTTCTGCGTCGAGGGGTGGACCGCGGTCGCCGAGTTCACCGGCGTGCGCGTTCGCGACCTCGCCGCGATGGCGCAGCCGGACCCGAAGGCAGGATACGTGGATTTCGAGAGCTTCGACGATGGGTACCACGAGAGCTGGGACCTCGAGAGCGCCCTGCATCCGCAGACGATGATCGTGTACGGGAAGGACGGGCGCGACCTCTCGCCTGCCTACGGCGCGCCGGCGCGCGTGCACTCGCCGATCAAGCTCGGCTACAAGAACACCAAGTACCTCACCCGTATCATGTTCCTGCCCGAGCGGAACGGCGGGTACTGGACGAACGCGGGCTACGAATGGTTCGGCGGGACCTGA
- a CDS encoding TlpA family protein disulfide reductase → MRRTVHLLTLTLALTLVSTQSRHLDAQEAGISIGTMAPAAMVETLDGRPMDLATYIGKGKPVVLEFWATWCPLCRKLEPAMQAARTRHAGQVTFVSVGVSSNQSPERQRAHVAANGMGGEFVFDRHDAATKAFAVPHTSYVVVLDGRGKVVYTGVGAEQDIEAAVQKGLSVR, encoded by the coding sequence ATGCGCCGAACCGTACACCTGCTCACGCTCACGCTCGCGCTCACCCTCGTCAGCACCCAGTCCCGTCACCTCGACGCGCAGGAGGCGGGGATCAGCATCGGCACGATGGCCCCCGCCGCGATGGTCGAGACCCTCGACGGCCGACCGATGGACCTGGCGACCTACATCGGCAAGGGGAAGCCCGTCGTGCTCGAGTTCTGGGCGACCTGGTGCCCGCTCTGCCGCAAGCTCGAGCCGGCGATGCAGGCCGCGCGGACGCGCCACGCCGGGCAGGTCACATTCGTCAGCGTGGGTGTGTCATCCAATCAGTCCCCTGAGCGGCAGCGAGCGCACGTCGCGGCGAACGGGATGGGCGGCGAGTTCGTGTTCGATCGGCACGATGCGGCGACCAAGGCGTTCGCCGTTCCGCACACGAGCTACGTCGTGGTGCTCGACGGCCGGGGGAAGGTGGTGTACACCGGCGTGGGCGCGGAGCAGGACATCGAGGCGGCCGTGCAGAAGGGCCTCAGCGTCCGCTGA
- a CDS encoding protein kinase produces the protein MTDVVRLTAALADRYRLERELGAGGMATVYLAHDLRHEREVAIKVLHPDLGAALGAERFLSEIKTTAKLSHPHILPLLDSGAADGFLFYAMPLVTGETLRARLTRERQLPIDDALRIAREVADALHSAHALGIVHRDIKPENILLQGGHALVADFGIALAVQSAGGARMTQTGLSLGTPQYMSPEQAMGERTLDARADVYALGAVTYEMLAGDPPFTGSSVQAIVARLLAERPTPITTLRDTVPPGVEAVVLRALAKLPADRPATAQAFADALQAAGAAGFTNAARAAAVPMSPTVSWLSSNSGKVAFGLLLGVALLEGVAIVASKRAAASASLPAMYDAALPDSAPLATRITVWATGFGTTGMNMSVAPDGSFLVYRVQRGDSAQLWYRSLVDASARPIPGTSGAARPRISPDGRRIAYIAGDRTMLVPVSGGESRRLLEGDEPVTLQWVSPTRLFAITGGGFSMTWLDPEVGKTDDRSLGRSARCVFGQWLAADERLLCSFNETAVVVDPRTGASWALRTRATDGSPGAPVSGVSFQLVDREHIMYVSLDGELRAARYDGKSHLLGRAVTMATGIDRDAVGAATLELTPSGLLAFVPASGSLDARMVTLRAGGSPVPLDVERASYLRFDLSRDGRRLAAVVATPEGNELRVHDLRTGQRQVWLRAQSIKFPLWSPDGERLVVNVQTADGIMLLSGSPMSATAPDTLMRGTEPGDAYDALDFADARTLIARDALSSNIYRIDVSKRPVAIDTLFNDAVFATVSPNGRRLAWHPSSSSGLFVGGYPERTDKLQVASIGLEPQWLSDTELVYRSGVTWYLARFDARTGEITAPPRQWAIDPQFLDTPGWSNRRTHDGGILYAQILPVAPARFVRFIPDFAARVRAAVQEAER, from the coding sequence GTGACCGACGTCGTCCGCCTCACGGCCGCCCTCGCCGACCGCTACCGCCTCGAGCGCGAACTCGGGGCGGGCGGCATGGCCACGGTCTACCTCGCGCACGACCTCCGTCATGAGCGGGAGGTCGCGATCAAGGTGCTGCATCCGGATCTCGGTGCGGCGCTCGGCGCCGAACGGTTCCTGAGCGAGATCAAGACGACGGCGAAGCTGAGCCACCCGCACATCCTGCCGCTGCTCGATTCGGGTGCGGCGGACGGCTTCCTCTTCTACGCGATGCCGCTCGTGACCGGCGAGACGTTGCGCGCGCGCCTCACCCGCGAGCGGCAATTGCCGATCGACGATGCATTGCGCATCGCGCGCGAGGTCGCCGACGCGCTGCACTCCGCGCACGCGCTCGGGATCGTGCACCGCGACATCAAGCCGGAGAACATCCTCCTGCAGGGCGGGCACGCGCTCGTCGCCGACTTCGGCATCGCGCTCGCGGTGCAGTCCGCCGGCGGGGCGCGGATGACGCAGACGGGCCTGAGCCTTGGCACGCCGCAGTACATGAGCCCCGAGCAAGCGATGGGGGAGCGCACGCTCGACGCGCGCGCCGACGTGTACGCGCTCGGGGCGGTGACGTACGAGATGCTCGCCGGTGACCCGCCGTTCACGGGATCGAGCGTGCAGGCGATCGTCGCGCGGTTGCTCGCCGAGCGGCCGACGCCGATCACGACGTTGCGCGACACGGTGCCGCCGGGGGTGGAGGCGGTGGTGCTGCGCGCGCTGGCCAAGCTGCCGGCCGACCGGCCGGCGACGGCGCAGGCCTTCGCCGATGCGCTGCAGGCCGCGGGCGCGGCCGGGTTCACGAATGCCGCGCGCGCGGCTGCGGTGCCGATGTCGCCGACCGTCTCGTGGCTCTCGAGTAACAGCGGCAAGGTCGCGTTCGGACTGCTGCTCGGAGTCGCGCTGCTCGAAGGCGTGGCGATCGTCGCGTCCAAGCGCGCCGCCGCGTCGGCGAGCCTTCCGGCGATGTACGACGCGGCGCTCCCGGACAGTGCCCCGCTCGCGACGCGCATCACGGTCTGGGCGACCGGGTTCGGCACGACGGGGATGAACATGTCCGTCGCGCCGGACGGGTCGTTCCTCGTCTATCGGGTCCAGCGCGGGGATTCGGCGCAGCTCTGGTACCGCAGTCTGGTGGACGCGAGTGCGCGGCCGATCCCCGGCACGAGTGGCGCGGCCCGGCCGCGCATCTCGCCCGACGGTAGACGGATCGCCTACATCGCCGGCGACCGCACCATGCTCGTGCCGGTGAGCGGAGGTGAGTCGCGCCGGCTCCTCGAGGGCGACGAACCCGTCACGCTCCAGTGGGTCTCGCCCACGCGCCTGTTCGCGATCACCGGTGGCGGCTTCAGCATGACCTGGCTGGATCCCGAAGTGGGGAAGACGGACGATCGGTCGCTCGGGCGCTCCGCGCGATGCGTCTTCGGCCAGTGGCTGGCGGCGGATGAGCGCCTGCTCTGCAGCTTCAACGAGACCGCCGTCGTCGTCGATCCGCGGACGGGCGCGTCGTGGGCGCTCCGGACGCGGGCGACGGATGGGTCGCCGGGGGCGCCAGTGTCCGGTGTCTCGTTCCAGCTCGTCGACCGCGAGCACATCATGTACGTCTCCCTCGACGGGGAGCTGCGCGCTGCTCGGTACGATGGAAAGTCGCACCTGCTCGGGCGTGCGGTGACGATGGCGACCGGCATCGATCGCGATGCGGTGGGCGCCGCCACGCTCGAGCTGACGCCGAGCGGACTGCTCGCCTTCGTGCCGGCCTCGGGGTCGCTCGATGCGCGGATGGTGACGCTCAGGGCCGGCGGCTCACCCGTGCCGCTCGATGTGGAGCGTGCCTCGTACCTCCGCTTCGACCTGAGCCGCGACGGTCGGCGGCTCGCGGCCGTGGTCGCGACACCCGAAGGGAACGAGCTGCGCGTGCACGACCTGCGGACGGGGCAACGGCAGGTCTGGCTGCGCGCGCAGAGCATCAAGTTCCCGCTCTGGAGCCCGGATGGCGAGCGACTGGTCGTCAACGTGCAGACCGCGGACGGGATCATGCTCCTCTCGGGATCGCCGATGTCCGCGACGGCGCCCGACACCCTGATGCGCGGTACGGAGCCAGGGGACGCGTACGACGCACTCGACTTCGCCGATGCCCGCACGCTCATCGCGCGCGACGCGCTCAGTTCGAACATCTATCGCATCGACGTCTCGAAGCGACCGGTGGCGATCGACACCCTGTTCAACGACGCGGTGTTCGCGACCGTCTCTCCGAACGGACGCCGGCTCGCCTGGCATCCGTCCTCGTCGAGCGGTCTCTTCGTGGGCGGCTATCCGGAGCGCACGGACAAGCTGCAGGTCGCGTCGATCGGCCTCGAGCCGCAGTGGCTCTCCGACACGGAGCTGGTCTATCGCTCGGGCGTCACCTGGTATCTGGCCCGCTTCGACGCGCGCACGGGCGAAATCACCGCGCCGCCGCGCCAGTGGGCCATCGACCCGCAGTTCCTCGACACGCCCGGATGGTCGAACCGGCGCACGCATGACGGTGGGATCCTCTATGCGCAGATCCTGCCGGTCGCTCCCGCCCGCTTCGTGCGCTTCATCCCGGACTTCGCGGCCCGCGTGCGCGCGGCGGTGCAGGAGGCGGAGCGGTAG